A genomic segment from Pseudopipra pipra isolate bDixPip1 chromosome 14, bDixPip1.hap1, whole genome shotgun sequence encodes:
- the RRAD gene encoding GTP-binding protein RAD has protein sequence MTLNRGDKVRCLERRRGSTPFAAQPLHRRSMPVDERDLRAADPQGLVRCTSYSPGGEHRDSWASDSSDSVISSGSDSDSSLYKVILLGEHGVGKTSLARIFGGVEDGADADEAGNTYDRSIIVDGEEASLVVFDIWEQDDSQWLQNHCMKMGDAYIIVYSVTDKVSFEKASELRIQLRRARQTEDIPIILVGNKSDLVRSREVSVDEGRACAVVFDCKFIETSAALHHNVKDLFEGIVRQIRLRKDSKEDNARRMANTKRRESIGKKAKRFLGRIVAKNNKKMAFKAKSKSCHDLSVL, from the exons ATGACCCTGAACCGCGGAGACAAGGTGCGGTGCCTggagcggcggcggggcagCACTCCGTTCGCGGCCCAGCCCCTGCACCGCCGCAGCATGCCCGTGGACGAGCGCGACCTGCGCGCCGCCGACCCCCAGGGCTTGGTGCGCTGCACCTCCTACAGCCCCGGCGGCGAGCACCGCGACAGCTGGGCCTCCGACTCCTCCGACTCCGTCATCTCCTCGGGCAGCGACTCCGACAGCAGCCTCTACAAGGTGATCCTGCTGGGCGAGCACGGCGTGGGCAAGACCAGCCTGGCGCGCATCTTCGGCGGCGTGGAGGATGGAGCGGACGCGGACGAGGCCG GAAATACATACGACAGATCAATTATAGTCGATGGAGAAGAAGCATCTCTCGTGGTGTTCGATATATGGGAGCAG GATGACAGCCAATGGCTCCAGAACCACTGTATGAAAATGGGAGATGCCTATATTATTGTATATTCAGTGACAGACAAAGTTAGTTTTGAAAAGGCCTCTGAGCTAAGAATCCAGTTAAGAAGAGCAAGGCAAACAGAAGACATTCCTATTATCCTTGTGGGCAATAAAAGTGACCTGGTCAGGTCCCGGGAAGTCTCAGTTGATG AGGGCCGGGCCTGTGCTGTGGTGTTTGACTGCAAATTCATCGagacctcagctgctcttcaccACAACGTCAAGGACCTGTTCGAGGGCATCGTTCGGCAGATCAGGCTCCGCAAGGACAGCAAGGAAGACAATGCCAGGAGGATGGCCAACACCAAGAGGAGGGAAAGCATAGGCAAAAAGGCAAAGCGATTCCTTGGGAGAATTGTGGCAAAGAACAATAAGAAGATGGCTTTCAAGGCAAAATCCAAGTCCTGCCATGACTTATCAGTGCTATAG